GGCGACAGGTTCTGGGGAGGCTTGCAAGAGAGAACGCGTGGCAGCGATCGAACGTTTGCCGTCCGCAAGGCGTTCAGCCAACTCAAGACGATCACCTGTGGAAAGAACACCATCAGGACATTGCTCAAGCAATGTTTGACCCCTGGTAAACCAGTGATCAAAATCAGCGAGCAAAGAAGCAAGGAGTGACCCCAGTAAGTCACCACCTTCAACATCAGAGGACAAGCGAAACAAGCCTCACTCATTTGTGAGCGTACATCCACTAATAGGATGTCTGTGGCTTGCCAGCTATAGCAGCAGCCATCGATCAGATCTCAGGACTCACGCATCCATGCCCGTCGTCACCCTTCCAAACGGAACAACCAAAATTTTCGAAGGGCCTGTCACCATCGCAGACGTAGCTGCATCGATTGGCCCTGGGCTTGCCAAGGCAGCTGTAGCAGGAGTGGTGGACGGTGAATCCTTGGACATGGCCATGCCCATCGACAAGGATGTTGACCTGCGTTTGTTAACAGCAAAAGATGCTGAAGGAATTGACGTCATAAGACACTCTTTTGCTCACCTAGTCGGGCATGCAGTGAAACAGTTATATCCTGAAGCTCAAATGGCAATTGGACCTGTCATAAAAGACGGATTTTATTACGACATCGCCTATGACAAATCCTTCACTCCAGAAGACTTAGAAGCCATAGAAAAGCGAATGAAAGAGCTAATAGCAAAGGACTACGAAGTCAATGTTGAGGTGGTAAATCGCAATCAGGCAAAACAAGCATTTGAATCCCGAAAAGAGCCCTACAAATTGAAGATTGTAGAAGAAATACCCGATGGGGAGATGATCAAGCTTTATCACCATGAGGAGTACACAGACATGTGCCGCGGGCCTCACGTCCCTAACACGAGGCACTTACGACATTTCAAATTAATGAAGGTGTCTGGTGCTTACTGGAGAGGCGACTCCAACAACCAGATGCTTCAAAGGATCTATGGAACGGCTTGGGGCACAGAAAAAGAACTCAAATCACATTTAACGCAACTCGAAGAAGCCGAAAAAAGAGATCACCGTCGCCTTGGTCGCCAGCTGTCACTCTTTCACATCCAGGACAATGCACCTGGCATGGTGTTTTGGCATCCCCCTGGGTGGGCGATCTATCAAAAACTTCAGCAATATATCCGTAGACGGCTACGAGAGTCCGGTTATCAAGAAATCAGCACTCCCCAAATCGTTGACAGAACATTGTGGGAAAAATCAGGACATTGGGATAAATTTAAAGAGGATATGTTTACGACATCCTCAGAGAATCGAGACTATGCGGTTAAACCCATGAATTGCCCGTGTCATGTTCAAATTTTCAATCAAGGCTTACGGAGCTATAAAGATTTACCAGTCAGGCTCTCTGAGTTTGGTTCCTGCCACAGAAATGAACCATCAGGAACACTCCATGGACTAATGAGAGTCAGAAACTTTGTTCAAGATGATGGGCATATCTTTTGTTCAGAAGATCAAATCCAGTCAGAAGTATCAAGCTTTATCGATCTAGTTTTTGACGTCTACAAAACACTTGGATTTGAAACAATTTCCATTAAATTATCAACTCGACCTGAAAATAGAGTTGGGAGTGATGAAGTCTGGGATAAGTCTGAGAAGGCACTCCAAGACGCACTAGAAAATAAAAATCTAGAATGGGAATTATACCCAGGTGAAGGAGCATTTTATGGTCCCAAAATTGAATTCTCGCTGCAAGACTGCCTCGGAAGAGTCTGGCAATGCGGAACAATTCAGGTTGATTTTTCGATGCCTGATCGACTCGATGCAACCTTCATCGGTGAAGACGGGTCTCGACACACACCCGTGATGCTGCACAGAGCCGTTCTTGGCAGTTTTGAGCGATTCATTGGAATTTTGATTGAAAATTACGCTGGCGACTTTCCCTTTTGGCTTGCACCGGAACAAATTAGAATTCTTCCAGTGAGCGACGACGCAAGAGAATTCTCAGAAACGATCCAGAAAAAGTTACTTGGCCAGAGTATCGCAGCCACTGTGGATGAATCAGGTGAGCGACTCGGCAAACTGATTCGCAATGGAGAAAAAGCTAAAATCCCAGTATTGGCGGTAATTGGAGCCAAAGAAGCCGCTAACAATACCGTCAGCCTTAGAAGTCGAAAAAATGGAGATCTTGGAGAGATATCTGTTGACGAATTGATCGCTTATTGCAATCAAGCCAACAAAAACAAATCAGAGGATGCTCTGGTTGCAGCCGTACATTCATGAGACTCAGTGACTTGAACCGATTAAGAACTGCACCCGTTCTCAATTCAACAGACAAGGCTTTACTCATTCCTGAGCTTCAACAGCAAATGACTTTGTATAGCTGGTTCACCGCTGGAATCATGGCTTTAACAGCTGATCAGGCTGTTCAATCTCTCCGCCAACTTGAACAACATCAGGCCTGGGATGCGCATGACCTGATGTCCGATTCCGAACTGGATGGGCCGGTTTATCTAAAAGCCAACCAGAAAAC
Above is a window of Synechococcus sp. BIOS-U3-1 DNA encoding:
- a CDS encoding DUF2605 domain-containing protein; translation: MSSDVEGGDLLGSLLASLLADFDHWFTRGQTLLEQCPDGVLSTGDRLELAERLADGKRSIAATRSLLQASPEPVAVSMKAMAPWHQLVMEVWALSARVSRASS
- the thrS gene encoding threonine--tRNA ligase; this translates as MPVVTLPNGTTKIFEGPVTIADVAASIGPGLAKAAVAGVVDGESLDMAMPIDKDVDLRLLTAKDAEGIDVIRHSFAHLVGHAVKQLYPEAQMAIGPVIKDGFYYDIAYDKSFTPEDLEAIEKRMKELIAKDYEVNVEVVNRNQAKQAFESRKEPYKLKIVEEIPDGEMIKLYHHEEYTDMCRGPHVPNTRHLRHFKLMKVSGAYWRGDSNNQMLQRIYGTAWGTEKELKSHLTQLEEAEKRDHRRLGRQLSLFHIQDNAPGMVFWHPPGWAIYQKLQQYIRRRLRESGYQEISTPQIVDRTLWEKSGHWDKFKEDMFTTSSENRDYAVKPMNCPCHVQIFNQGLRSYKDLPVRLSEFGSCHRNEPSGTLHGLMRVRNFVQDDGHIFCSEDQIQSEVSSFIDLVFDVYKTLGFETISIKLSTRPENRVGSDEVWDKSEKALQDALENKNLEWELYPGEGAFYGPKIEFSLQDCLGRVWQCGTIQVDFSMPDRLDATFIGEDGSRHTPVMLHRAVLGSFERFIGILIENYAGDFPFWLAPEQIRILPVSDDAREFSETIQKKLLGQSIAATVDESGERLGKLIRNGEKAKIPVLAVIGAKEAANNTVSLRSRKNGDLGEISVDELIAYCNQANKNKSEDALVAAVHS
- a CDS encoding DUF1824 family protein codes for the protein MRLSDLNRLRTAPVLNSTDKALLIPELQQQMTLYSWFTAGIMALTADQAVQSLRQLEQHQAWDAHDLMSDSELDGPVYLKANQKTLTARLRIEHGLGEGILISGHGNDNTEPSATWGPLPLDFFAFTP